The following are encoded together in the Desulfococcus multivorans genome:
- a CDS encoding formate dehydrogenase subunit gamma, whose protein sequence is MTVTMHIKRFSISDRLFHLFLMLTFIIQTATGLGRLFVATAWGKQLNAVFGGYENSLSIHKWVGVLMLVGFLIHTLFQLTRLDWKNPVKSILGPDSLVPNLQDLKDFVQQIKWLFGIGSRPALNRWAYWEKFDYWAVYWGLPLLAVTGLMLTAPLLTSRFFPGWILNITALLHRAEAILAITYIFIVHFFIGHLRPSSFPMNEAMFSGSVSVDEAEEEKPAWVDRLRKQGKLENAEAVMPPPWFRVIYFIFGYTVLIIGVYLLINGIINSRYITLH, encoded by the coding sequence ATGACGGTGACGATGCACATTAAGCGATTCAGTATATCGGACCGCCTGTTTCACCTTTTCCTGATGCTGACGTTCATTATTCAGACCGCAACGGGATTAGGCCGCCTGTTTGTTGCCACAGCGTGGGGGAAGCAACTCAACGCTGTTTTTGGCGGATATGAAAATTCACTTTCCATCCACAAGTGGGTGGGTGTGTTGATGCTGGTCGGTTTCCTGATTCACACCCTTTTTCAGTTGACCCGATTGGATTGGAAAAATCCGGTCAAGAGCATCTTGGGTCCGGACTCATTGGTACCCAATCTTCAGGATTTGAAGGATTTTGTCCAGCAAATCAAGTGGCTTTTCGGTATCGGTTCACGGCCGGCATTGAATCGCTGGGCTTATTGGGAAAAGTTCGATTACTGGGCGGTCTATTGGGGATTGCCGTTGCTGGCAGTTACCGGTCTGATGCTGACGGCGCCGTTGTTGACCAGTCGATTTTTCCCCGGCTGGATCCTGAATATCACAGCGCTCCTGCACAGAGCCGAAGCAATTTTGGCCATCACCTACATTTTTATCGTGCATTTTTTCATCGGCCACCTTCGGCCTTCCAGTTTTCCGATGAATGAGGCTATGTTTTCGGGGAGTGTTTCTGTTGATGAAGCCGAAGAGGAGAAACCGGCATGGGTCGACCGGTTGAGGAAACAAGGCAAACTGGAAAACGCAGAAGCCGTGATGCCGCCCCCCTGGTTCAGGGTAATATACTTCATATTCGGTTATACCGTCCTGATCATTGGCGTCTACCTGTTGATTAACGGTATTATTAACAGCCGTTATATCACCTTGCACTGA
- a CDS encoding metal-sensitive transcriptional regulator — translation MAFCGTGQDKERLIKRLNRIEGQIRGVSGMIENDRDCIEVLRQLASVSGAVRGVWVQIVGDHLRGCIQEASLHEGNRDRLIDELIDLLGKIR, via the coding sequence ATGGCGTTTTGTGGAACGGGCCAGGACAAGGAACGGCTGATCAAGCGGCTCAACCGCATCGAGGGGCAGATCAGAGGGGTAAGCGGCATGATCGAGAACGACCGGGACTGCATAGAGGTTCTTCGGCAACTGGCCTCGGTCTCCGGTGCCGTTCGGGGCGTCTGGGTGCAAATCGTCGGGGATCACCTGCGGGGATGCATTCAGGAAGCATCATTGCACGAAGGCAACAGAGACCGCCTCATTGATGAGCTCATTGACCTCCTCGGAAAAATCCGATAG
- the dmeF gene encoding CDF family Co(II)/Ni(II) efflux transporter DmeF: MQEKTIRRIRHEHNFDGAHQENEKKTLSVIILTGITMLAEIIAGVVTGSMALLADGWHMGTHAFALGITYFAYVMARRFSDSSKFAFGTGKFGILSAYTSALFLGGTALYMIVESLSRFVHPVNIAFDEAILVAIIGFAVNLLSIRILHGKGGEHHGHDHEHDHRHDHSHHTHDHNLRAAYLHVIADALTSVLAIAALISGKFFGWSFLDPVMGIVGGLLIARWAWGLLRSSALILLDAHRDKDIHSAIVDAIESDGDSIVADLHVWPLNADDLAAAITVVSKARRCPSEYGSRLSHLSRLKHTTVETHVHTDKFCAFTHN, translated from the coding sequence ATGCAAGAAAAAACGATCAGACGGATACGGCACGAGCATAATTTCGACGGCGCCCACCAGGAAAATGAAAAGAAGACGTTGAGCGTGATTATCCTCACCGGCATCACCATGCTCGCTGAAATCATCGCCGGCGTCGTGACAGGGTCGATGGCCCTCCTGGCGGACGGTTGGCATATGGGAACCCACGCGTTTGCGTTGGGCATCACCTACTTCGCATATGTGATGGCCAGACGGTTTTCCGATTCCTCGAAATTTGCTTTCGGCACCGGAAAATTCGGCATTCTGTCGGCCTACACCAGCGCATTGTTTCTGGGGGGCACCGCCCTTTACATGATTGTCGAATCGTTGAGTCGTTTCGTCCATCCGGTGAATATCGCCTTTGACGAGGCCATTCTTGTCGCGATCATCGGCTTTGCGGTCAATCTCCTGAGCATTCGGATACTGCACGGCAAAGGCGGCGAACATCATGGACACGACCATGAGCACGATCACCGTCACGACCATTCTCACCATACGCACGACCATAACCTCCGTGCGGCCTATCTGCATGTCATAGCGGATGCATTGACTTCCGTACTCGCAATTGCGGCGCTGATATCGGGAAAGTTTTTTGGATGGTCTTTTCTCGATCCGGTTATGGGTATTGTCGGCGGCCTTCTGATCGCAAGGTGGGCCTGGGGGCTCCTCCGGAGCAGCGCGTTGATTCTGCTGGACGCCCACAGGGACAAAGACATCCATTCCGCCATTGTCGACGCCATTGAATCGGACGGCGACAGTATTGTTGCGGACCTTCACGTCTGGCCGCTGAATGCCGACGATCTTGCGGCCGCCATTACCGTCGTCTCAAAAGCGCGCCGATGCCCGTCGGAATACGGCTCCCGGCTCTCCCATCTGTCGCGGCTGAAACACACGACGGTTGAGACCCATGTCCACACGGACAAGTTTTGCGCGTTTACACATAACTGA
- a CDS encoding MaoC family dehydratase yields the protein MPGFRERAAEGLQVGDTFRISRTFTDEDVIRFARISRDYNPVHFDARFAEARNFPAPICHGLLAASLVTEIGGQIGWLASAMNFRFKGPVYVGETITCSWVITAIDPKGRATASVTITREDGVTVIEAEIGGVVPGPEERKILNRMLSEGDPTNGLTAARRDREANTET from the coding sequence ATGCCAGGTTTCAGGGAACGGGCCGCCGAGGGCCTTCAGGTTGGGGACACATTCAGAATCTCACGGACCTTTACAGATGAAGACGTTATCCGTTTCGCCCGGATATCGCGGGACTATAACCCGGTTCATTTCGATGCACGTTTTGCTGAAGCACGGAATTTTCCGGCACCGATTTGTCATGGACTTCTGGCGGCAAGCCTGGTTACCGAAATCGGCGGACAGATTGGATGGCTGGCGTCCGCGATGAACTTCCGATTCAAAGGACCCGTATATGTGGGTGAAACGATTACATGCAGCTGGGTCATCACGGCCATCGACCCAAAAGGTCGCGCCACAGCATCCGTCACGATCACCAGAGAAGACGGCGTCACCGTGATCGAAGCGGAAATCGGCGGTGTCGTGCCGGGACCCGAGGAGCGTAAGATCCTGAATCGGATGCTGTCGGAAGGGGATCCGACAAATGGGCTGACGGCTGCACGGCGGGACCGGGAGGCGAACACCGAAACATGA